One Dioscorea cayenensis subsp. rotundata cultivar TDr96_F1 chromosome 15, TDr96_F1_v2_PseudoChromosome.rev07_lg8_w22 25.fasta, whole genome shotgun sequence genomic region harbors:
- the LOC120277677 gene encoding peptidyl-prolyl cis-trans isomerase FKBP16-4, chloroplastic-like → MGAAKAPPHAHVTERDTGATPLDGGESLSPPCAKAARRALRGKGVPESVHYSTLPNGLKFYDLKVGSGLKAVKGSRVAVHYVAKWKGITFMTSRQGLGVGGGTPYGFDVGQSEKGSVLKGLDLGVEGMRVGGQRLLIVPPELAYGSKGVQEIPPNATIELDVELLSIKQSPFGTGVKLIEG, encoded by the exons ATGGGCGCTGCCAAGGCCCCGCCCCACGCCCATGTTACCGAGAGGGACACCGGCGCCACGCCGCTGGACGGCGGGGAATCGCTGAGCCCGCCTTGTGCAAAGGCGG CTAGAAGAGCT CTCAGAGGCAAAGGGGTTCCAGAGAGTGTTCATTATAGCACATTACCAAATGGTTTGAA GTTTTATGATTTGAAGGTTGGAAGTGGACTTAAAGCTGTAAAGGGGTCACGTGTTGCG GTACATTATGTTGCTAAGTGGAAGGGAATTACTTTTATGACTAGTAGGCAAGGTCTTGGTGTTGGTGGTGGAACG CCATACGGTTTTGATGTTGGTCAATCTGAGAAGGGATCTGTCCTTAAAGGTTTAGATTTAGGAGTCGAAGGAATGAGAGTTGGTGGCCAG AGATTATTGATAGTCCCTCCTGAGCTAGCTTATGGAAGTAAAGGAGTCCAAGAAATTCCCCCAAATGCAACAATTGAG TTGGATGTTGAACTGCTATCGATTAAACAGAGTCCATTTGG gACGGGTGTGAAGTTAATTGAAGGCTGA